The DNA window AAGATCGGCGATTATTTTCAGGGCGTCGTGGCCAAAGTGTATGCGTTGTACCAGAAAAAGCTGAGAAGCAACAATTCGCTGGATTTCGACGATCTCATCATGCAGACGATCCGCTTGTTTACTGAAGTCCCGGAGGTGCTGGAATTTTATCAGCACAAATTTCTATATCTTCATGTCGACGAATACCAGGATACGAACCGGGCGCAGTACATGCTCTGCCGGATGCTGGCGGACAAGTACCGCCGGATTTGCGTGGTGGGCGACAGCGATCAGTCGATCTACCGCTGGCGCGGCGCCGATATCAGCAATATCCTCAATTTTGAAAAAGACTATCCGGAAGCGGAGACGATTCTGCTGGAGCAAAATTACCGCTCCACCTCCAATATTCTGGATGCCGCCAACAGCGTGATCGCTAACAACACGGGACGCAAGCCGAAGAAATTATGGACGGACCGGCAGGGCGGCGCGAAGGTACGGATCTATCAATCCGAATCCGAACACGACGAAGGTTATTTCATTACCAAAATCATCCGCGACCATCTGGCAAAAGGCGGAAAATACCGGGACCATGCCATATTGTACCGGACCAACGCCCAATCCCGCGTCATCGAGGAAATCCTGATCAAGTCCGATATTCCTTATCAGATCGTGGGTGGAATCAAATTCTACGATCGGAAGGAAATCAAGGATTTGCTTGCCTATCTCCGGCTGGTTTCCAATCCGGATGATGATTTGAGCTTCTCGCGGATCGTCAATGTGCCGAAGCGAGGCATCGGCGACGCCACCGTCGAAAAGCTGGCTGCCGCTGCGGCGGGCAGGGGAGTTTCGATGATGCGGCTGCTGGACGATCTCGATGAGACGGGGGACGTTTCCGGACGCTCGAAAAACGCGCTTCAGGAGTTCGGGCAGCTGATCGGGAACCTGAGCGCGATGGGCGATTATTTATCCGTCACGGAGCTGACCGAGCAGGTGCTGGAAAAGACCGGGTACAAGCTGGAATTGATGCGGGAAGGCACGATTGAAGCGAAATCCCGCTTGGAGAACATCGAGGAATTTCTGTCCGTTACGATGGATTTTGAAAAACGCAATGAGGACAAGTCGCTGATCGCCTTCCTGACGGATCTGGCCTTGATCGCCGACATCGACACGATGAACGGGGACGACCAGAACGGGCAGGATGCGGTAATATTGATGACCATGCACAGCGCCAAAGGCTTGGAGTTTCCCGTTGTGTTCATCGCGGGTATGGAAGAAGGGGTCTTTCCGCACAGCCGGACGCTGTTCGACGACGAGGAGCTGGAGGAAGAGAGAAGGCTTGCCTATGTCGGTATCACGAGAGCGGAAAAGGAGCTGTATCTGACCTGTGCCCAAATGCGCACCTTATTCGGGCGCACGTCGATGAATGCGCCATCCCGCTTTCTCGATGAAATTCCGGAGCAGTTTAAGGAACAGATACAGCCCGCAGAAGACCGTGCAGCGAGGGGTTACGGGGGTTCTGCCGGCTACGGCGGCCGTTATGGCTGGAATGAATCCCGCCGAACGATCAACGGGGGTTCGGGTGAAGCGGCAAACCGACATTCTGTGCCGGCTGCCCGGGCCGCTTCCGGAAATCCCGCCGGACGGAACGCCAATGATCCGATCCCCGATTTTAAAGCGGGCGACAAGGTTTCCCATAACAAGTGGGGAGTCGGCGTAGTCGTATCCGTTAAAGGTGAAGGTGACGACACAGAGATGCAAATCGCTTTTCCCGCACCAGTCGGTCTCAAACGCCTGCTCTCCCGGTTTGCCCCGATTACCCGGGCGTGAGGTTTCGAATCCCGGCCGAATGGCACAATAAGATAGAGCGGATATCACATTGAATGATTTAGCTTTAATAAATCCGTTGCCCATGGAGGTGGAGATGTGAACATGCAGCTATCGGAAAAACTGGATCGCATGAAAAGCTTGATCGAGGAAATCAACAAGCATAACTACTATTACTATACATTGGACCAACCGGTCATCAGCGACGCGGATTATGACATTTTGTACGATGAACTGGTTGCGCTGGAGAAGGAAACTGGGGTTCTGCTGCCGGAATCCCCCACGCAAAGAGTGGGAGGCGAGCTGCTCAAGGGATTCACCGAGCACAAGCATCTGGTTCGGCTTTGGAGCTTGGACAAGGCACAGAACTTGGACGATTTGATGGCCTGGCATGCAAGGGTCCGGAAGCTGGTTGAGGAGCATCGTGCCCGCAATCCGGAGGAGGAGCTTCCGCCGCTTTCTTATGTGCTGGAGCTGAAGTATGACGGACTTACCTTGAATTTGACCTATGAAGACGGTCTGCTGGTTCAGGCGGCGACAAGGGGGAACGGAGTGGTCGGTGAGGGAATTCTGCCCCAGGTCAAGACCATCCGCTCGATCCCTTTGCAAATTCCGTACGATCAGGGTGTGCTGGAGGTTCAAGGCGAAGGCATCATGAATTTGTCCGTGCTGGAGGAGTACAACAAGACCGCCGCGGAGCCGTTGAAGAACGCCCGCAATGCGGCTGCGGGCGCGCTGCGGAACCTCAACCCGAAGGTGACGGCGGAACGGAGGCTGGATGCCTTCATATATAATGTCGGCTATTCGGGCTCCCTGCAGTTTGCCGATCACCGGGAAATGGTCGATTTTCTCAAGAGCAATCACTTTAAAGTGAATCCCTATATCCTGTATATGGATACGATCGAAGAAGTGGCTCAGGAAATTGAACGGATTTCGGAAATGCGGTTTGATCTCGATTATTTGATCGACGGGGCCGTGGTCAAAATCGCCGATATGCGAACGAGGGAATTGTTGGGGTACACCGATAAATTTCCGCGCTGGGCGATCGCATACAAATTTGAAGCGGAAGAAACGACCACGGTGCTGAAGGGCGTTACCTGGGATGTGGGACGCACGGGCAAGCTGACTCCGGTGGCGACCGTAGAGCCTGTGGAATTGGCCGGGGTGACGGTGCAAAAATGCACGTTGAACAACATGGGCGACATTGAACGCAAAAATTTGAAATATGCCTTGGGCACTCTGGTCATCATTCGCCGCTCAAATGATGTCATTCCTGAAATTCTCGGAAAAGTAAGCGATGATCGGGACGGCGAGGAAATCGTGGTTCCGACCATTTGCCCGGCGTGCGGCACGGAACTCGAGCAGCGGGGAGCGCACCTGTTCTGCGGCAACCGGTTGGGTTGCAAGCCGCAATTGATCGCCCGGATCACCCATTATGCTTCCCGGGACGCGATGGATATCGAAACGTTCAGCGTGATGACGGCCGAGCAGTTGTATGAAGAGCTGGACCTAAGGGATCCCGCGGATTTGTATGATCTGACTTTCGAAGATCTGATCGGGCTCGAACGATTCGGCGAGAAAAAGGCAACGAATCTTCTGGAAGCGATCGACAAAAGCAAGACCCGCGGGCTATCCTCCTTTCTGTTTGCGCTCGGCATTCCCAATACCGGCAAAACGACGACGAAGGTGCTTTCGGACCATTTCGGCAGTCTTGAAAAGGTGATGGCGGCTTCAAAGGAAGAATTGATGGCATTGCCGGATATCGGTGAAATCGTTGCCGACAGCATCGTGACGTTTTTCCGGGATGAGACGATGCGGCGGAGCATCGAACGGATGCTGGAATCCGGGGTACGCCCGGCTGCCGAAGAAAAAGCGGAGCCGGCAAGCATCGACAGCATGTTCGCCGGCAAGACCATAGTGCTGACCGGCACCTTGCACAGCATGAGCCGGGATGAGGCGGCGAAGAAGCTGGAGAGGCTCGGGGCGAAGGTGACCGGCAGCGTATCCAAGAAAACGGATATGGTGATTGCCGGGGAAAACGCCGGAAGCAAGCTGGCCAAAGCGAAGGAGCTCGGCCTGCAGATCCTTGATGACGAGGAGGAATTATTGCGGCTGCTTGACGGTATTTAGAAACCTGTCTTGCAGACCCCTCGACACTGTTCGTCAAATCTACCAGCCGTTCAAAAAAACTGGAGCGGTACATACACCTTAAACCCTTGAATAACATACATTATTGTAACAGCAGCGAAAGTTTAGAAAGATAGATTTCGTGCAATAATGATAGTAAAAGATTCGAGGGTGAAACCAGCCATGGATGAACAAAGAGATTCCACCTGCATTATCTGCAAACAGGAGAAGTCGGATGGAATCAAGATCTATTTCAGGTTCATATGTTCCGATTGCGAAAAGGAAATGGTGCAGACGGATGTTCAGGATACGAAATATTTATTTTTCATCGATCGGATGAGGCAGATTTGGGATCAGAAAAATGCCTGATGGGCAAGAAAAGGGGGACTTCCGCGCGGATTTTGGAAGGATTCCTTTTTTTGTTGTAAGATAAATGTACAAAACGCGAAACGGATGGGGGCATCGGTATGGATCAATCGAGAGCGCCGCTGTTTGAAGCGCTGCTTGAGCATCATCGGAGGCGGCCGGTCAGCTTTCATGTGCCCGGACACAAATCGGCGGCTCGGCAGATTTGGACGGACTTGGACGCGTCTGCGCATTCTTTTTTCAAAGATGTGCTGAACATTGATCTCACAGAAATTGCAGGTTTGGATGACATTCACCAACCCGAAGGGGTGATTCGGGAGGCGGAACAGCTTGCGGCGCAATGCTTCGGAGCGGAGCGGACGTTCTTCCTCGTGAACGGAAGCACTGCCGGCAATCTGGCGATGATCCTGGCGCATTGCGGGCCGGGGGATCTGCTGATTGTACAGCGGGACGTGCATAAATCCGTCATCCACGGGCTCATGCTGGCCCGGGCGAGAGCCGTCTTCGTCTCACCGCTGATTGATGAACGGTCCGGCCTTGCCGTCGGTGTCGAACCGGCAGCGCTCAAACAGGCGCTTGACGCTTATCCGGAGGCTAAGGGGGTGCTGCTTGTCCGTCCGAATTATTACGGGATGGCCGGTGATTTGAAAGCGCTTGTACAGCTTGTCCATGCTTCCGGAAAGCCGGTGTTTGTCGATGAGGCGCATGGCGCGCATTTGGGGTTTCATGAAGAGATACCGCCGTCAGCCTTAACCGCCGGAGCGGACGTTGTCGTTCAATCGACCCATAAGATGCTTCGCTCGATGACCATGGGTTCGATGCTTCATGTGCAGGGCAGCTTGGCAAAGCCCGGGGAAATCCGGAAATTTTTATCGATTCTGCAGACAACCAGCCCTTCTTATCCAATTATGGCTTCACTCGATCTTGCGAGAAGAGACATGCACATGTACGGACGTGAACAAATTGAAAAAGGCCTGGAAGCGGTCCGTTTGTTTGCCGCGGGCATGAGCGGACTGCCCTGGTTTGAGCTTGTTTCGGATAAAGCGGGTAATCAGGCAGGACGGATAAAGGACCCCTTTAAAGTGATTGTAGCCGACCGCACCGGAACCTTCAGCGGGTACTCGCTGCAGAGTGAGCTGGAACGCCGCGGATGTATGGCGGAGATGGCCGACCTGCGGCATGTTCTGTTAGTATTCAGCCCGTTCTCGACTTACGGCCATGCGGAAAAGCTACTTCGGGCTTTTAACCGGATTTCCGGCGATTACAAATTGCAAAAGAAGGAACTTCAAAATCAGGCAACGAATAATATAGGTACGAATCTGCAATTAAACGTCATCTCTTCACCTGTATCCTTCGATGCGCATAACGGCAGCCAGCCGCTTAGTCTCCATACGGTCGGATTGACGGAAGCGGAAGACGCGGTTTCCGCGGAAATGGTCGTCCCTTATCCTCCGGGCGTACCGGTTCTGTATCCCGGTGAACGGATCAACGGAACGCATATCCGCTATTTGCGGAAGCTTTCCGAAGCGGGAGCACGGTTTCACGGTGTGAAGGATGCGAAGCTACAAACGATTGAGGTCTATTTTGAAAATTCATAATATATTTCGGGGGTCGGCAGTGAAAGGAATATTTATTACATTTGAAGGACCGGACGGCGCGGGAAAGACCACCCAGTTAAAAAAGCTGGCTTTCGCTTTGCAGGAAGAGGGATGGTCAGCGGTGGTAACCCGGGAACCCGGAGGCACGATGATCAGCGACAAAATCAGGGAGATTCTGCTCTCCCCCGATCATGTGGAGATGTCCGACCAGGCTGAAGTTTTGCTTTATGCGGCATCAAGAGCGCAGCACGTTCGGGAACTTATTGCGCCTTCATTAAATAGAGGGGAAATTGTGCTTTGCGACCGCTTTGTCGATGCCAGCATTGCGTACCAGGCATACGGATTGGGCGTTGAAGAGCGGGTGGTCCGGTCGGTTAATGAATTCGCGACCGGAGGCTTGGTTCCAGACCGCACTTATATGCTGGATATCCCTGTGGAAGAAAGCAGGCACAGATTGTTGACGAGATCCGGGGCGGAACTGACGCCGGAATTGGATCGGATCGAGCAGAAGGAACTGGAATACCACCGCAGGGTGAGAGAGGGATTTCTTCGCATCGCGCAGGCGGAGCCGCACCGTGTTCGGCTGCTCGACGCTGCCGGATCGGAAGAGGTACTGGCCGGAGCAATCCTGTCCGATGTGAAACTGCTGTTGGAGCGTTGTCTATAGGGGTTATGATAAGGAGGGATCAGGATGAGATTGGTGATTGCAGTCGTTCAGGATAAGGACAGCAACCGCCTGTCCGCTGCTTTGATCAAGGATGGGTTCCGTGCGACCAAGCTGGCCAGCACCGGGGGGTTTCTAAGAGCCGGAAACACCACCTTCTTAATTGGGATCGAGGATGACAGAGTGGACGAAGTGATTCAGATCATCAAGTCCAACTGCAAGGTGAGGGACCAGCTGGTCACTCCAGTATCCCCCATGGGCGGCACGACGGATGCCTATATTCCGTTTCCTGTAGAAGTGCAGGTCGGGGGGGCGGCGGTTTTTGTGCTTCCGGTGGAGCGTTTTGAACATTTTTGAGTCAGGAATCAAGGATGTGATGAAGCAATGAAGATCAATCCGGGATGGATGCCTCTCGAAAAAGAGGTGTGGAGGAACAGCTCGCTGGTCCATAACCCTGTCCAGCAAAAAAGCTTTTCCGATATGCTGACACATCAGGAAGAAAAAGCCAACGAAGAGCAGCTGAGACGCTTCCTGAAGAAAATCGACGAACAAGGGGAGCGCTTGTCCAAAGCGATGAACGTGCGGGAGTTGAGGGCTTACAAGCTGCTCGTCAAACAGTTTCTCGAGAATACGGTTCGCCGTGCGATCGGCATCAAGGATACAAGGGGCTGGGATCGAAGAGGCAGAGGAAAGCGTTACAAGCTGCTGGAGGAACTGGATTCCATGCTGCTGGAGATGGCTGAGGAGCTGCTGGAGCATGAGCAGGGCAAAATACAGCTGTTGGGCAAAATCGGTGAAATCCGCGGTATGCTGATTAATTTGTTGTTTTAGAGCG is part of the Ferviditalea candida genome and encodes:
- a CDS encoding sigma factor G inhibitor Gin, producing the protein MDEQRDSTCIICKQEKSDGIKIYFRFICSDCEKEMVQTDVQDTKYLFFIDRMRQIWDQKNA
- a CDS encoding cyclic-di-AMP receptor, with product MRLVIAVVQDKDSNRLSAALIKDGFRATKLASTGGFLRAGNTTFLIGIEDDRVDEVIQIIKSNCKVRDQLVTPVSPMGGTTDAYIPFPVEVQVGGAAVFVLPVERFEHF
- the ligA gene encoding NAD-dependent DNA ligase LigA codes for the protein MQLSEKLDRMKSLIEEINKHNYYYYTLDQPVISDADYDILYDELVALEKETGVLLPESPTQRVGGELLKGFTEHKHLVRLWSLDKAQNLDDLMAWHARVRKLVEEHRARNPEEELPPLSYVLELKYDGLTLNLTYEDGLLVQAATRGNGVVGEGILPQVKTIRSIPLQIPYDQGVLEVQGEGIMNLSVLEEYNKTAAEPLKNARNAAAGALRNLNPKVTAERRLDAFIYNVGYSGSLQFADHREMVDFLKSNHFKVNPYILYMDTIEEVAQEIERISEMRFDLDYLIDGAVVKIADMRTRELLGYTDKFPRWAIAYKFEAEETTTVLKGVTWDVGRTGKLTPVATVEPVELAGVTVQKCTLNNMGDIERKNLKYALGTLVIIRRSNDVIPEILGKVSDDRDGEEIVVPTICPACGTELEQRGAHLFCGNRLGCKPQLIARITHYASRDAMDIETFSVMTAEQLYEELDLRDPADLYDLTFEDLIGLERFGEKKATNLLEAIDKSKTRGLSSFLFALGIPNTGKTTTKVLSDHFGSLEKVMAASKEELMALPDIGEIVADSIVTFFRDETMRRSIERMLESGVRPAAEEKAEPASIDSMFAGKTIVLTGTLHSMSRDEAAKKLERLGAKVTGSVSKKTDMVIAGENAGSKLAKAKELGLQILDDEEELLRLLDGI
- a CDS encoding YaaR family protein, coding for MKINPGWMPLEKEVWRNSSLVHNPVQQKSFSDMLTHQEEKANEEQLRRFLKKIDEQGERLSKAMNVRELRAYKLLVKQFLENTVRRAIGIKDTRGWDRRGRGKRYKLLEELDSMLLEMAEELLEHEQGKIQLLGKIGEIRGMLINLLF
- the tmk gene encoding dTMP kinase produces the protein MKGIFITFEGPDGAGKTTQLKKLAFALQEEGWSAVVTREPGGTMISDKIREILLSPDHVEMSDQAEVLLYAASRAQHVRELIAPSLNRGEIVLCDRFVDASIAYQAYGLGVEERVVRSVNEFATGGLVPDRTYMLDIPVEESRHRLLTRSGAELTPELDRIEQKELEYHRRVREGFLRIAQAEPHRVRLLDAAGSEEVLAGAILSDVKLLLERCL
- the pcrA gene encoding DNA helicase PcrA, which produces MNGAVDIYQALDKLNRQQRKAVESVDGPLLIMAGAGSGKTRVLTHRIAYLIATRKAAPWSILAITFTNKAAREMQQRVAALVGPAGQDIWVSTFHSMCVRILRKDIERIGYSSNFTILDSTDQLSVVKSCLKELNIDVKKFDPRAVLSTISGAKNELVTAEQYESKIGDYFQGVVAKVYALYQKKLRSNNSLDFDDLIMQTIRLFTEVPEVLEFYQHKFLYLHVDEYQDTNRAQYMLCRMLADKYRRICVVGDSDQSIYRWRGADISNILNFEKDYPEAETILLEQNYRSTSNILDAANSVIANNTGRKPKKLWTDRQGGAKVRIYQSESEHDEGYFITKIIRDHLAKGGKYRDHAILYRTNAQSRVIEEILIKSDIPYQIVGGIKFYDRKEIKDLLAYLRLVSNPDDDLSFSRIVNVPKRGIGDATVEKLAAAAAGRGVSMMRLLDDLDETGDVSGRSKNALQEFGQLIGNLSAMGDYLSVTELTEQVLEKTGYKLELMREGTIEAKSRLENIEEFLSVTMDFEKRNEDKSLIAFLTDLALIADIDTMNGDDQNGQDAVILMTMHSAKGLEFPVVFIAGMEEGVFPHSRTLFDDEELEEERRLAYVGITRAEKELYLTCAQMRTLFGRTSMNAPSRFLDEIPEQFKEQIQPAEDRAARGYGGSAGYGGRYGWNESRRTINGGSGEAANRHSVPAARAASGNPAGRNANDPIPDFKAGDKVSHNKWGVGVVVSVKGEGDDTEMQIAFPAPVGLKRLLSRFAPITRA
- a CDS encoding aminotransferase class I/II-fold pyridoxal phosphate-dependent enzyme — encoded protein: MDQSRAPLFEALLEHHRRRPVSFHVPGHKSAARQIWTDLDASAHSFFKDVLNIDLTEIAGLDDIHQPEGVIREAEQLAAQCFGAERTFFLVNGSTAGNLAMILAHCGPGDLLIVQRDVHKSVIHGLMLARARAVFVSPLIDERSGLAVGVEPAALKQALDAYPEAKGVLLVRPNYYGMAGDLKALVQLVHASGKPVFVDEAHGAHLGFHEEIPPSALTAGADVVVQSTHKMLRSMTMGSMLHVQGSLAKPGEIRKFLSILQTTSPSYPIMASLDLARRDMHMYGREQIEKGLEAVRLFAAGMSGLPWFELVSDKAGNQAGRIKDPFKVIVADRTGTFSGYSLQSELERRGCMAEMADLRHVLLVFSPFSTYGHAEKLLRAFNRISGDYKLQKKELQNQATNNIGTNLQLNVISSPVSFDAHNGSQPLSLHTVGLTEAEDAVSAEMVVPYPPGVPVLYPGERINGTHIRYLRKLSEAGARFHGVKDAKLQTIEVYFENS